A genome region from Yoonia vestfoldensis includes the following:
- a CDS encoding cell wall hydrolase: MTPLKKIAAAMLVAPLVLGGMSAGADTEMASRLASVLGEERSAVSVVSDARMAQLTSLPPARERGIPTAPVVIYDNDFLDGLPAASGDAQWQCLAEALYFEARGESVQGQFAVGEVILNRVASAAYPQSLCGVVKQGTGRKYACQFSYNCDGTPNVINEPQAWDRAGKIAALLLDGTPSDLTSGATHFHTNAVNPSWSRSFMRTTTIGAHLFYREPVRTAAN; the protein is encoded by the coding sequence ATGACGCCTTTAAAGAAAATCGCGGCTGCCATGCTGGTAGCCCCACTTGTCCTTGGTGGCATGTCCGCTGGTGCGGATACCGAAATGGCCAGCCGTCTGGCCAGCGTTCTGGGGGAAGAGCGGTCAGCGGTTTCCGTGGTGTCCGATGCGCGTATGGCGCAATTGACCAGCCTGCCACCCGCCCGCGAACGCGGCATTCCGACAGCACCTGTCGTGATCTATGACAATGATTTTCTTGATGGCCTGCCCGCCGCCTCGGGTGATGCGCAATGGCAATGCCTGGCCGAGGCGCTGTATTTCGAGGCGCGTGGCGAATCGGTGCAGGGCCAGTTCGCCGTGGGCGAGGTGATCTTGAACCGCGTCGCAAGTGCCGCCTATCCGCAATCGCTCTGCGGTGTGGTCAAGCAAGGCACCGGGCGCAAATATGCCTGCCAGTTCAGCTATAATTGCGATGGCACGCCCAATGTGATCAATGAACCACAGGCTTGGGACCGGGCGGGCAAGATTGCCGCGCTGCTGCTGGATGGCACGCCCAGTGATCTGACCTCTGGGGCCACGCATTTCCATACCAATGCCGTCAACCCGTCCTGGTCGCGCAGTTTCATGCGCACAACGACGATCGGCGCGCATCTTTTCTACCGCGAGCCTGTGCGCACCGCCGCGAATTAA
- a CDS encoding dihydroneopterin aldolase: MTDDIRLAFAHPSERAEASTTTPCDRISLRDYIVSVEIGAFQQERGTLQRVRFNVVVEVPRLSGPIDDDVDRILSYDRVTEAIGLELEAERLNLLETLAARVADRILLEPQAQRVFVRIEKLDRGPFALGVEIVRARDGHAPSGQAHIPVPHPRVVFLSNAAIASPLLGGWIDQLAAMPAPVIICVGAGETRAPQVPNTLAQRRIDLLAIEQNAWRLAVRDARCVVVQTRTELDWAMKNGQVSVWAPSKIVLDAVDGPSASPADAAALVAWFAGQMQAAELVFVGHAAPVTDIALRVLPVDQAVLA; the protein is encoded by the coding sequence ATGACCGATGACATCCGCCTTGCCTTTGCCCATCCCAGCGAAAGGGCCGAGGCAAGCACCACCACCCCCTGCGACCGGATTTCCCTGCGCGATTATATCGTCAGCGTGGAAATCGGGGCGTTTCAGCAGGAACGCGGCACATTGCAGCGGGTGCGCTTTAACGTCGTGGTCGAGGTGCCGCGCCTGTCTGGCCCGATTGATGATGATGTGGACCGCATCCTGTCTTATGACCGCGTGACCGAGGCGATTGGCCTCGAACTCGAAGCCGAAAGGCTGAACCTGCTGGAAACACTGGCCGCGCGTGTGGCCGACCGCATCTTGCTGGAACCACAGGCGCAGCGCGTCTTTGTGCGTATCGAAAAGCTGGACCGTGGCCCCTTTGCGCTGGGGGTCGAGATCGTGCGCGCCCGCGATGGTCACGCCCCCAGCGGGCAGGCCCATATCCCCGTGCCGCATCCGCGCGTCGTGTTTTTGTCGAATGCGGCCATCGCCTCGCCGCTGCTGGGGGGCTGGATCGACCAGCTGGCCGCGATGCCGGCCCCTGTGATCATCTGCGTGGGCGCTGGCGAAACCCGCGCGCCGCAGGTGCCAAACACGCTGGCCCAACGCCGGATCGACCTTTTGGCGATTGAACAGAACGCCTGGCGGCTGGCCGTGCGCGATGCGCGCTGCGTCGTGGTGCAAACCCGCACTGAACTCGACTGGGCGATGAAGAACGGCCAGGTCAGCGTCTGGGCCCCGTCCAAGATCGTGCTGGATGCGGTTGACGGGCCATCCGCCAGCCCGGCCGATGCCGCAGCGCTTGTGGCATGGTTCGCAGGCCAGATGCAGGCGGCCGAGCTGGTCTTTGTCGGCCATGCCGCCCCTGTCACCGATATTGCCCTGCGTGTGCTGCCGGTCGATCAGGCGGTTCTGGCATGA
- the folP gene encoding dihydropteroate synthase translates to MTLYYRPLVTADPAGDALPLAGGACLFRDVAVLERGQRARIIAAGDVPPPILARLTAPRAPVAGLAMDRPRIMGILNVTPDSFSDGGDHADLASATLRARAMQAEGAEIIDIGGESTRPGSVTVPNAAEIDRTAPVIAAIRGQSEVAISIDTRKADVAKAAIVAGASMVNDVAAFSYDPALAQVTADAGLPVCLMHAQGDPATMQNDPRYDDVLLDVYDFLAARIAQAEAAGIARDAIVIDPGIGFGKTQDHNLTLLRNLSLFHSLGCPILLGASRKRFIGTIGGGQDAKDRVAGSVAVALHGLSQGVQILRVHDTFATKQALALWSAINGTDSR, encoded by the coding sequence ATGACGCTTTACTACCGGCCCCTTGTCACGGCGGACCCGGCCGGCGATGCGCTGCCGCTGGCGGGGGGGGCGTGCCTGTTTCGCGATGTGGCAGTGCTCGAACGCGGGCAAAGGGCGCGCATCATCGCTGCGGGCGATGTGCCACCGCCGATCCTTGCGCGCCTGACCGCGCCGCGCGCGCCCGTTGCAGGGCTGGCGATGGACCGGCCGCGGATCATGGGTATTCTCAATGTGACACCCGACAGTTTCTCGGACGGGGGCGATCACGCCGATCTGGCCAGTGCGACGCTGCGCGCCCGCGCGATGCAGGCCGAGGGGGCCGAGATCATCGACATCGGCGGCGAAAGCACGCGGCCGGGTTCCGTGACCGTGCCCAATGCCGCGGAAATCGACCGCACCGCCCCGGTGATCGCCGCGATCAGGGGGCAGTCCGAGGTTGCGATCTCTATCGACACGCGCAAGGCCGATGTGGCCAAGGCCGCCATCGTGGCGGGGGCCAGCATGGTCAATGATGTCGCGGCCTTCAGCTATGATCCCGCCTTGGCGCAGGTCACGGCGGATGCGGGGCTGCCCGTCTGCCTGATGCATGCGCAGGGCGATCCCGCGACCATGCAGAACGATCCGCGCTATGATGATGTGCTGCTGGATGTCTATGACTTTCTGGCCGCCCGCATCGCACAGGCCGAGGCGGCAGGTATCGCACGCGACGCCATCGTGATCGACCCCGGCATCGGCTTTGGCAAGACGCAGGATCACAACCTGACCCTGCTGCGCAACCTGTCGCTGTTTCACAGCCTTGGCTGCCCGATCCTGCTGGGGGCCTCGCGCAAGCGGTTCATCGGCACGATTGGCGGCGGGCAGGATGCCAAGGACCGCGTGGCGGGGTCTGTTGCGGTGGCTTTGCACGGCCTATCGCAGGGGGTGCAGATCCTGCGGGTGCATGATACCTTCGCCACAAAACAGGCGCTGGCACTCTGGTCGGCGATCAACGGGACAGACAGCAGATGA
- the glmM gene encoding phosphoglucosamine mutase, which translates to MTRKFFGTDGVRGTANIYPMTADMALRIGAAAGRYFRNDGSNGHRVVIGKDTRLSGYMFENALTAGLTSTGMNVLLLGPVPTPAVGLLTTSMRADLGIMISASHNPHHDNGIKFFGPDGFKLSDAAEEQIEALIASDVDPAKAVNIGRAKRIDDGRFRYAERLKATFPAGMRLDGLKVVVDCANGAAYKVAPEVLWELGATVIKVGVDPDGFNINDGCGSTHPERAAQVIRDTGADVGICLDGDADRVMILDETGAVADGDQIMALMAARWAAQGRLQRNTLVATVMSNLGLERFLDAKGLYLKRTAVGDRYVVEAMRAGGFNLGGEQSGHIVMTDYATTGDGLLAGLQFLAAMIDTGQKASKLARNFDTVPQMLKNVRFTAGTDPLAAKGVAASIADAEVKLHGKGRLLIRKSGTEPLIRVMAECEDDTLLAQVVDQIIAEVAAAS; encoded by the coding sequence ATGACACGCAAGTTCTTTGGCACCGATGGGGTGCGCGGCACGGCGAATATATATCCGATGACCGCCGATATGGCGCTGCGGATCGGGGCGGCAGCTGGGCGCTATTTCCGCAATGACGGATCAAACGGCCACCGCGTAGTGATCGGCAAGGATACGCGGCTGTCAGGCTATATGTTCGAAAACGCGCTGACGGCGGGGCTGACAAGCACGGGGATGAATGTGCTGCTTTTGGGGCCGGTGCCGACACCTGCGGTGGGGCTGCTGACCACCTCGATGCGCGCGGATCTGGGGATCATGATTTCCGCCAGCCACAACCCGCATCATGACAACGGGATCAAGTTCTTCGGCCCTGACGGGTTCAAACTATCGGATGCCGCCGAGGAACAGATCGAGGCGCTGATCGCCTCTGATGTGGACCCCGCCAAGGCCGTCAATATTGGCCGCGCCAAACGGATCGACGACGGGCGGTTCCGCTATGCCGAACGGCTCAAAGCGACCTTTCCGGCAGGCATGCGGCTGGACGGGCTCAAGGTCGTGGTGGATTGCGCCAATGGCGCCGCCTATAAGGTCGCGCCAGAGGTTTTGTGGGAACTCGGTGCCACCGTCATCAAGGTCGGCGTCGATCCTGACGGGTTCAATATCAATGACGGCTGCGGATCAACGCATCCCGAACGGGCCGCGCAGGTGATCCGCGACACGGGCGCCGATGTGGGCATCTGTCTGGATGGCGATGCGGACCGGGTGATGATTTTGGATGAAACCGGCGCTGTCGCAGATGGCGATCAGATCATGGCGCTGATGGCCGCGCGCTGGGCGGCGCAGGGGCGGTTGCAGCGCAACACGCTGGTCGCGACGGTCATGTCCAATCTGGGGCTGGAAAGGTTCCTTGATGCCAAGGGTCTGTATCTGAAACGCACCGCCGTCGGTGACCGCTATGTGGTCGAGGCGATGCGCGCAGGCGGGTTCAATTTGGGTGGCGAACAATCGGGCCATATCGTGATGACCGATTACGCCACCACCGGCGATGGTCTGCTGGCGGGGCTGCAATTTCTGGCCGCGATGATCGACACGGGGCAAAAGGCCAGCAAGCTTGCGCGCAATTTCGACACAGTGCCGCAGATGCTGAAAAACGTCCGTTTCACCGCAGGCACCGATCCGCTCGCGGCCAAAGGCGTTGCCGCCTCCATCGCGGATGCAGAGGTAAAACTGCACGGCAAAGGCCGGCTTTTGATCCGCAAATCCGGCACCGAACCGCTGATCCGTGTCATGGCCGAATGCGAAGATGATACGCTTCTCGCACAGGTCGTCGACCAGATCATAGCCGAGGTCGCGGCGGCATCCTGA
- a CDS encoding DMT family transporter: protein MPQQPTPLNWISIGLLGVIWGATFMVVAIALEGYGPLTVACARTTLGAGAMLALMVVLRRPLPAFTPQMRAYLLAIGLFNTAVPFALLSWGQQYVPSAFAGISMAALPLFVLPLAHLFSDEKLHLRSALGVVIGFCGAVVLIGPGVLRIGTGWEPLGQLACLAAALSYAVSSILTRRCPPIDPITMTALLLGIGAAALIPAMLIVEGIPGPAAPRPMLAIIFLGVVPTALAALLRVATIRSAGAVFMTLVNYQVPVWSMLFGVLVLQELLPLRFFAALALILLGLAISQWAGLKRLFAAARASGGDT from the coding sequence ATGCCGCAACAGCCCACGCCTTTGAACTGGATCTCCATTGGCCTGCTCGGGGTGATCTGGGGGGCCACTTTCATGGTCGTGGCCATCGCGCTCGAAGGCTATGGCCCGTTGACCGTGGCCTGCGCGCGCACCACGCTGGGGGCTGGCGCGATGCTGGCGTTGATGGTGGTGCTGCGCCGCCCCTTGCCGGCCTTCACCCCGCAGATGCGGGCCTATCTGCTGGCGATCGGCCTTTTCAACACCGCGGTGCCTTTTGCCTTGCTCAGCTGGGGGCAGCAATATGTGCCTTCGGCCTTTGCGGGGATTTCCATGGCGGCGCTGCCCTTGTTCGTGCTGCCGCTGGCGCATCTGTTTTCGGATGAAAAGCTGCATCTGCGCAGCGCGCTGGGGGTGGTGATCGGCTTTTGCGGCGCGGTCGTTCTGATCGGCCCCGGCGTGTTGCGGATCGGGACCGGATGGGAACCTTTGGGGCAATTGGCCTGCCTTGCCGCCGCCCTGTCCTATGCGGTGTCCAGTATCCTGACCCGCCGCTGCCCGCCCATCGACCCGATCACCATGACCGCCCTGCTGCTGGGCATTGGCGCTGCCGCGCTGATCCCCGCGATGCTGATCGTCGAAGGTATCCCCGGCCCTGCCGCGCCGCGCCCGATGCTGGCGATCATCTTTCTGGGCGTGGTGCCCACGGCGCTCGCGGCCTTATTGCGCGTGGCCACGATCCGCAGCGCGGGGGCGGTGTTCATGACGCTGGTCAATTACCAGGTCCCGGTCTGGTCGATGCTTTTTGGCGTGCTGGTGTTGCAAGAGCTGCTGCCTTTGCGGTTCTTTGCCGCCCTCGCCCTGATCCTGCTGGGCCTTGCGATCAGCCAATGGGCCGGGCTGAAGCGGCTGTTCGCCGCTGCAAGAGCCTCCGGCGGGGATACTTAG
- the ilvC gene encoding ketol-acid reductoisomerase, translating into MRVYYDRDCDVNLIKDKKVAILGYGSQGHAHALNLRDSGAKNLVVALREGSPSEAKAKGEGLKVMGIAEAAAWCDVIMFTMPDELQAETYKKYVHDNLREGSAIAFAHGLNVHFGLIEPKPGVDVIMMAPKGPGHTVRGEYTKGGGVPCLVAVHNDATGKAMEIGLSYCSAIGGGRSGIIEANFRQECETDLFGEQAVLCGGLVELIRMGFETLVEAGYEPEMAYFECLHEVKLIVDLIYEGGIANMNYSISNTAEYGEYVSGPRILPYEETKKRMKDVLTDIQTGKFVRDFMQENAVGQPYFKATRRINDEHEIEKVGEKLRAMMPWISAGRMVDKAKN; encoded by the coding sequence ATGCGCGTTTATTACGACCGTGATTGCGATGTGAACCTGATCAAGGACAAGAAAGTCGCCATTCTGGGCTACGGCTCTCAAGGCCATGCCCATGCGCTGAACCTGCGCGATTCCGGGGCCAAAAACCTCGTCGTGGCGCTGCGCGAAGGCTCGCCGTCGGAAGCCAAGGCGAAGGGCGAAGGCCTGAAGGTCATGGGCATCGCCGAGGCGGCCGCCTGGTGCGATGTCATCATGTTCACCATGCCCGACGAATTGCAGGCCGAGACCTATAAGAAATACGTCCATGACAATCTGCGCGAAGGCTCTGCCATCGCTTTCGCCCATGGTCTGAACGTACATTTCGGCCTGATCGAGCCCAAGCCCGGCGTCGACGTCATCATGATGGCCCCCAAAGGCCCCGGCCATACGGTGCGCGGCGAATATACCAAAGGCGGCGGCGTGCCTTGCCTTGTGGCGGTCCACAACGACGCAACCGGCAAGGCGATGGAAATCGGCCTGTCCTATTGTTCCGCCATCGGTGGCGGGCGGTCCGGCATCATCGAAGCCAACTTCCGTCAGGAATGTGAAACCGATCTCTTCGGTGAACAGGCCGTGCTTTGCGGTGGTCTGGTCGAATTGATCCGCATGGGTTTCGAGACTTTGGTCGAGGCCGGTTACGAGCCCGAAATGGCCTATTTCGAATGTCTGCACGAGGTCAAGCTGATCGTCGATCTGATCTATGAAGGCGGTATCGCCAACATGAACTATTCAATCTCGAACACTGCCGAATATGGTGAATATGTCTCGGGTCCGCGCATCCTGCCCTACGAGGAAACCAAGAAGCGCATGAAAGACGTGCTGACCGATATCCAGACCGGTAAATTCGTGCGTGATTTCATGCAGGAAAACGCCGTGGGCCAGCCCTATTTCAAGGCCACCCGCCGGATCAACGACGAACATGAGATCGAAAAGGTCGGCGAGAAACTCCGCGCGATGATGCCCTGGATTTCCGCAGGCCGGATGGTCGACAAGGCCAAGAACTAA
- a CDS encoding Lrp/AsnC family transcriptional regulator, with protein sequence MLDDLDRRVLRLLQADPGRGVPDLAEAAGSTPARVARRLDMLREAGVITGSRILIDWRALGYAVAVSLRITLDKTQSRAFDDFLAAARRVPEVIEIQTFLGRVDVRLSLIARDLADYQRIYRAQVLELPHIADIEALMTVATVKGDESLPL encoded by the coding sequence ATGTTAGATGATCTTGATCGCCGTGTGCTGCGCCTGTTGCAGGCTGATCCGGGCCGGGGTGTGCCTGATCTGGCCGAGGCTGCGGGCAGCACGCCTGCGCGGGTGGCGCGGCGTCTGGATATGCTGCGCGAGGCGGGGGTGATCACCGGCAGCCGGATCCTGATCGACTGGCGTGCGCTGGGCTATGCGGTTGCGGTCAGTCTGCGCATCACGCTGGATAAAACCCAATCGCGCGCCTTTGACGATTTTCTGGCCGCCGCCCGGCGCGTGCCCGAGGTGATCGAGATCCAGACCTTTCTGGGCCGTGTCGATGTCCGCCTGTCGCTGATCGCGCGGGATCTGGCGGATTATCAGCGGATCTATCGCGCACAGGTGCTTGAATTGCCCCATATCGCGGATATCGAGGCCTTGATGACCGTCGCCACCGTCAAGGGCGATGAAAGCCTGCCGCTATGA
- a CDS encoding Lrp/AsnC family transcriptional regulator, with the protein MTLDDLDRMILRALVANADQSTTQLAAKLGLSQPATWRRIKRLQEAGVIAGRRLQLDAAKAGFGVTVFLGVKLATKGRVSLEDFERAVGAIPEVQTVDHVLGLYDYRLRVVARDLADFERVLRRRLMTLPGVGNVEANVLLSEERRPGPL; encoded by the coding sequence ATGACATTGGATGATCTGGACCGCATGATCCTGCGCGCGCTGGTGGCCAATGCCGATCAATCCACCACGCAGCTTGCAGCCAAGCTGGGGCTGAGCCAGCCTGCCACATGGCGTCGCATCAAGCGCTTGCAAGAGGCCGGGGTGATCGCGGGCCGTCGGTTGCAGCTGGATGCCGCCAAGGCCGGGTTCGGCGTCACGGTGTTTCTGGGGGTCAAGCTCGCCACCAAGGGCCGCGTCAGTCTGGAGGATTTCGAACGCGCCGTGGGGGCCATCCCCGAGGTGCAGACGGTCGATCATGTGCTGGGGCTTTATGATTACCGCCTGCGCGTGGTCGCCCGCGATCTGGCGGATTTCGAACGCGTGCTGCGCCGCCGCCTGATGACCCTGCCCGGTGTCGGCAATGTCGAGGCCAATGTGCTGTTATCCGAAGAGCGGCGTCCGGGACCGCTCTGA
- a CDS encoding aminotransferase class V-fold PLP-dependent enzyme: MDGAARNVDPDGLMEFSVVFTDRSLNHMSKAFQGVMTDISAMLKEVYAADHIAIVPGGGTYGMEAVARQFGSGAHAFVLRNGWFSYRWSQIFDAGQFTAQTTVMKARQAGNDSRAPFAPAPIDEVVAAIRAARPDVVFAPHVETSAGIILPDDYLTALADVAHEVGAIMVLDCIASGCVWVDMKATGVDVLISAPQKGWSSTPSAGLVMLSQRAAERMAGTTSNSFVVDLKKWHAIMQAYENGGHAYHATMPTDGLRAFRDTMLETRQYGFDRLKAAQWELGNAVRRVLADKGLRSVAADGFGAPGVVVSYTDDPAIQNGSKFMAEGMQIAAGVPLQCDEPADFRTFRLGLFGLDKLYDVQGTLARLVPVLDRVL, translated from the coding sequence ATGGATGGTGCAGCGCGGAATGTGGACCCTGACGGGTTGATGGAATTTTCGGTCGTGTTCACCGATCGGTCCCTGAACCATATGTCCAAGGCGTTCCAGGGCGTGATGACCGATATTTCGGCCATGCTGAAAGAGGTCTATGCCGCTGATCACATCGCCATCGTGCCGGGCGGCGGCACCTATGGCATGGAGGCCGTGGCGCGCCAGTTCGGCAGTGGCGCCCATGCGTTTGTGCTGCGCAACGGCTGGTTTTCCTATCGCTGGTCGCAAATCTTCGATGCGGGCCAGTTTACCGCCCAGACCACGGTGATGAAGGCGCGGCAGGCCGGTAACGACAGCCGCGCGCCTTTTGCGCCTGCGCCGATTGACGAAGTGGTCGCGGCAATCCGTGCGGCGCGCCCCGATGTCGTCTTTGCGCCGCATGTGGAAACCTCGGCGGGCATCATCCTGCCCGATGATTACCTGACGGCCCTTGCTGATGTGGCGCATGAGGTGGGGGCGATCATGGTGCTGGATTGCATCGCCTCTGGCTGTGTCTGGGTCGATATGAAGGCGACCGGTGTTGATGTGCTGATTTCCGCGCCGCAAAAGGGCTGGTCATCCACCCCGTCGGCGGGCCTTGTGATGCTGTCTCAGCGCGCGGCGGAAAGGATGGCGGGGACCACGTCCAATTCCTTTGTCGTTGATCTGAAGAAATGGCATGCGATCATGCAGGCCTATGAAAACGGCGGTCATGCCTATCATGCGACCATGCCCACCGACGGGCTGCGGGCCTTTCGTGATACGATGCTGGAAACCAGGCAGTACGGGTTCGACAGGCTGAAGGCCGCGCAATGGGAATTGGGCAATGCCGTGCGCCGCGTTCTGGCGGACAAGGGGCTGCGGTCGGTTGCGGCAGATGGCTTTGGCGCGCCCGGTGTCGTCGTCAGCTATACCGATGATCCGGCCATCCAGAACGGGTCGAAATTCATGGCCGAAGGCATGCAGATCGCCGCAGGTGTGCCGCTGCAATGTGACGAGCCTGCGGATTTCCGCACCTTCCGGCTGGGGTTGTTCGGGTTGGACAAACTTTACGACGTGCAAGGCACGCTCGCGCGGCTGGTGCCGGTGCTGGACCGCGTACTCTAG
- a CDS encoding UbiH/UbiF family hydroxylase — protein sequence MERKNADIVIAGGGVAGLVAAAAFGTAGFSVVIVDPAPPVTDADSDGADLRTTAFLQPAQAFLETAGVWSHLADHATPLQIMRIVDAAASPHVMRDFDASDISDQPFGWNLPNWLLRREIVARLKDLPNVDFRPGTGFAGMVPRLNAALVNLTDGTQVAAALVIGADGRNSAVRRALGISASTTRYGQKAVTFAVTHDAPHDNISTEIHRAGGPFTLVPLPDHTGLPCSAVVWMDHGAECLRRAALDAADFEAEANDRSALHYGPLKLASKRMVWPIISQTADQITGPRTALVAEAAHVMPPIGAQGLNMSLRDLACLLDLATADPASLGSPAMLDSYARQRHPDIKLRVAGIDALNKASMLGNSMAQDLRARGIAALYGITPVRRTLMQLGLGAR from the coding sequence ATGGAACGCAAAAACGCTGATATTGTGATCGCAGGCGGCGGTGTCGCGGGGCTTGTCGCCGCTGCCGCCTTTGGCACGGCCGGTTTTTCGGTGGTGATCGTCGATCCCGCCCCGCCCGTCACCGATGCCGACAGCGACGGCGCCGATCTGCGCACCACCGCGTTCCTGCAACCCGCGCAGGCGTTTCTGGAGACGGCGGGCGTCTGGTCGCATCTGGCGGATCACGCGACCCCCTTGCAGATCATGCGCATCGTCGATGCCGCAGCCAGCCCCCATGTCATGCGCGATTTCGACGCCAGCGACATTTCCGACCAGCCCTTTGGCTGGAACCTGCCAAATTGGCTGCTCCGGCGCGAGATTGTCGCGCGGCTGAAAGACCTGCCAAATGTCGATTTCCGCCCGGGTACAGGATTCGCAGGCATGGTGCCGCGCCTGAACGCGGCCTTGGTCAATCTGACCGACGGCACGCAGGTCGCAGCCGCGCTGGTGATCGGGGCGGACGGGCGCAATTCCGCCGTGCGCCGCGCCTTGGGGATCAGTGCCAGCACCACGCGTTACGGGCAAAAGGCCGTGACCTTTGCCGTCACCCATGACGCGCCGCATGACAATATCTCGACCGAGATTCACCGCGCGGGCGGGCCGTTCACGCTTGTCCCGCTGCCCGATCATACGGGCCTGCCCTGCTCTGCCGTGGTCTGGATGGATCATGGCGCGGAATGCCTGCGCCGCGCAGCACTGGATGCCGCAGATTTCGAGGCCGAGGCGAATGACCGGTCCGCCCTGCATTACGGCCCGCTAAAGCTCGCGTCAAAACGCATGGTCTGGCCGATCATATCCCAGACAGCCGACCAGATCACCGGCCCGCGCACAGCACTGGTCGCCGAGGCCGCCCATGTGATGCCGCCTATCGGCGCGCAGGGGCTGAACATGTCGCTGCGCGATCTGGCCTGCCTGTTGGACCTTGCCACAGCCGATCCCGCCAGCCTTGGCAGCCCCGCGATGCTGGACAGCTACGCCCGCCAGCGGCACCCCGATATCAAGCTGCGGGTCGCGGGTATCGACGCGCTGAACAAGGCGTCCATGCTGGGCAACAGCATGGCGCAGGATTTGCGCGCACGCGGGATCGCCGCACTTTACGGGATCACGCCGGTCCGGCGCACGCTGATGCAACTGGGTCTGGGCGCGCGCTAG
- a CDS encoding pyrimidine 5'-nucleotidase, with protein sequence MVAQHFAHVDTWVFDLDNTLYHPSAGLFAQMDVRFAAYVMRITGLDQTRALRLAHDYWLSHGSTLAGLMAEHHIDPDEFLADVHDIDIAHLTHDPALSAAIAGLQGRKIVYTNGSENHAKRVLAARGLTRHFDAVYGVEHANYRPKPSAEAFAAIFTRDGITPTKAAMFEDEARNLAVPHDVGMCTVHVHESPETAPHIHHGAPDLAAFLSQLAR encoded by the coding sequence ATGGTGGCGCAGCATTTCGCACATGTCGATACATGGGTCTTTGACCTCGACAACACGCTTTATCACCCGTCGGCGGGGTTGTTCGCGCAGATGGATGTGCGTTTTGCGGCCTATGTGATGCGGATCACCGGGCTGGACCAGACCCGCGCGCTGCGGCTGGCGCATGACTATTGGCTTAGCCACGGGTCCACTTTGGCCGGGCTGATGGCGGAACATCACATCGACCCCGACGAATTTCTGGCCGATGTGCATGATATCGATATCGCGCATCTGACCCATGATCCGGCATTGTCGGCGGCCATCGCAGGCCTGCAAGGGCGCAAGATCGTCTATACCAACGGGTCGGAAAACCATGCCAAGCGGGTGCTGGCCGCGCGCGGGCTAACGCGGCATTTCGATGCGGTCTACGGGGTTGAACACGCCAATTACCGCCCCAAACCCAGCGCCGAGGCTTTTGCTGCGATCTTTACCCGTGATGGGATTACCCCCACCAAGGCCGCGATGTTCGAGGATGAGGCCCGTAATCTGGCCGTGCCGCATGATGTGGGGATGTGCACCGTGCATGTCCACGAATCGCCCGAAACCGCGCCGCATATCCACCATGGCGCGCCGGACCTTGCGGCTTTCTTGTCGCAGCTTGCGCGCTGA
- a CDS encoding GntR family transcriptional regulator yields the protein MQDPRQSQKDAYALILEAIDSHLYKPGDRLVESELAERFGVSRTPIREALQRLETQSLLTRDGRSLIVASLDHSQLSELYVVRGELEGLAARLAARHAAPEEVRVLQDMLEADKRLINDPSALSRANRRFHKQIHLASHNRYLVQQLDLVHRSMALLATTSLAAEGRGAQTLQEHADIVAAIAAGDGDAAYKALRDHISAAFVTRLKLDAAKVEAAE from the coding sequence ATGCAAGACCCCCGCCAATCCCAGAAAGACGCTTATGCCTTGATATTAGAGGCAATCGACAGCCACCTTTATAAACCGGGTGACCGGCTGGTCGAAAGCGAGCTTGCCGAACGGTTCGGCGTGTCGCGCACCCCGATCCGCGAGGCCTTGCAGCGGCTGGAAACGCAATCCTTGCTGACCCGTGACGGCCGGTCGCTGATCGTGGCCTCGCTGGATCATTCGCAATTGTCGGAACTTTACGTCGTGCGCGGCGAGTTGGAAGGGCTGGCCGCCCGTCTGGCCGCGCGCCATGCCGCCCCCGAAGAGGTCAGGGTGCTGCAAGATATGTTGGAGGCTGACAAACGGCTGATCAATGATCCATCTGCGCTAAGCCGGGCAAACCGGCGGTTTCACAAGCAGATCCATCTGGCGTCGCATAACCGCTATCTGGTGCAGCAGCTGGATCTTGTGCATCGCTCGATGGCGCTGCTGGCCACGACCTCGCTGGCGGCTGAAGGGCGCGGGGCGCAGACCTTGCAGGAACATGCCGATATCGTGGCCGCGATTGCGGCAGGGGATGGTGATGCCGCCTATAAGGCGCTGCGCGATCACATCTCTGCCGCTTTTGTCACCCGGTTGAAACTGGATGCCGCAAAGGTCGAGGCGGCGGAATAG